One window from the genome of Eucalyptus grandis isolate ANBG69807.140 chromosome 7, ASM1654582v1, whole genome shotgun sequence encodes:
- the LOC104455277 gene encoding putative pentatricopeptide repeat-containing protein At3g08820, with product MFSGIPKSPANLVPKSCRSLHSAAAAAAAAAAETRLVRASDLSTLLQGRVPRPHLLQIHGRVFRLNAQQDNLVATRLIGQYPSRVAFRVFEQLKSPNVFPFNAIIRVFAEEGLFPEAWSLFRALKRRRLSPNDFTFSFLLKACFRCASVSQVGQIHTHVLKAGFCEDPVVCNGLLSVYAKSVKDVVSARKLFDESPQRNSVSWSSLISGYAQSGRAEDALRLFVDIVQENLRLEDEILVSVLSACSTIQVAHLERWVSILSKFVEDVNLDDIKRDSINIVLIHLYGKLARIDKCREKFNEITNHGVGRLLPWNLMITALVQNGCPMEALDIFHQMMEDSNRKPNEVTMVSVLSASAQVGDLDLGKWVHNYLRSEGSKGILQSNKVLATAFIDMYCKCGRLEGAKEVFDQMICKDIVSFNAMIMGLAMNGKGEEALRLFSSIQDLGLHPDSSTFLAALCACSHSGLLEEGQRIFSEMQMRISVSPSLEHYACYIDLLSRVGRIEEALEVVASMPFEPNNFVWGALLGGCLLHARGELAQHVSKKLVQVDPENSAGYVMLANAFAADRQWDDVLVLRWVMRERGSEAARA from the coding sequence ATGTTTTCTGGGATTCCGAAGTCTCCAGCCAACCTCGTACCTAAAAGCTGCCGCTCACTTCActctgcagcagcagcagcagcagcagcagcagcagaaacTCGACTCGTGCGTGCTTCCGATCTTTCCACTCTCTTGCAAGGCCGCGTTCCCCGCCCTCATCTCCTTCAAATCCACGGCCGGGTCTTCAGGCTCAACGCCCAGCAGGACAATCTGGTGGCGACCCGTCTCATCGGCCAGTACCCATCTCGCGTCGCGTTCAGAGTTTTCGAACAACTGAAGAGCCCCAACGTCTTCCCCTTCAACGCCATCATAAGGGTCTTCGCCGAGGAGGGCCTGTTCCCAGAGGCTTGGTCCCTGTTCAGAGCCTTGAAGCGGCGCCGGCTCTCGCCTAATGACTTCACCTTTTCGTTCCTCCTCAAGGCGTGCTTTCGATGCGCGAGCGTCAGTCAAGTGGGTCAGATCCACACCCATGTCCTCAAAGCTGGTTTTTGTGAGGATCCTGTCGTGTGTAACGGCCTTCTCTCTGTTTATGCCAAGTCGGTTAAGGATGTCGTTTCCGCACGTAAGCTGTTTGATGAAAGTCCCCAGAGGAATTCGGTCTCTTGGAGTTCTTTGATTTCTGGTTATGCTCAGTCGGGTCGGGCTGAAGACGCGTTGCGGCTTTTTGTTGACATTGTCCAGGAGAATTTGAGGCTTGAAGATGAAATCCTTGTGAGCGTCTTATCGGCTTGTTCTACTATTCAGGTCGCCCATTTAGAAAGATGGGTTAGTATTCTGTCGAAATTTGTTGAAGATGTGAATCTTGATGATATTAAACGTGATTCAATCAATATTGTTCTTATACATTTGTATGGAAAATTGGCAAGAATAGATAAGTGTagggaaaaattcaatgaaataaCTAATCATGGAGTTGGAAGATTGCTTCCTTGGAATCTCATGATAACTGCATTGGTGCAAAATGGTTGCCCTATGGAGGCCCTGGacattttccaccaaatgatGGAGGATAGCAACCGAAAGCCTAATGAAGTTACGATGGTTAGCGTCCTTTCTGCTAGTGCTCAGGTTGGTGATTTGGATCTTGGCAAATGGGTGCACAATTATTTGAGGTCAGAAGGCAGCAAAGGCATTCTTCAATCAAACAAAGTTCTGGCAACTGCATTTATAGACATGTATTGTAAGTGCGGGAGGCTGGAGGGGGCTAAAGAAGTTTTTGATCAGATGATATGCAAAGATATTGTCTCGTTCAATGCTATGATCATGGGCCTTGCAATGAATGGTAAAGGAGAAGAGGCATTGCGGCTATTTTCCAGCATCCAAGATTTAGGACTGCATCCTGATTCTAGCACATTTCTTGCAGCTTTATGTGCATGCAGCCACTCAGGTTTGTTGGAGGAGGGACAGAGGATCTTTTCAGAGATGCAGATGAGAATTTCAGTCTCTCCCAGTTTGGAACACTATGCCTGTTATATTGATCTCCTTTCACGTGTGGGTCGTATTGAAGAAGCCTTAGAAGTTGTTGCCTCTATGCCTTTTGAACCTAATAACTTTGTATGGGGTGCTTTGCTTGGGGGTTGCCTGCTCCATGCTAGGGGAGAACTAGCTCAGCATGTATCGAAAAAGCTTGTGCAGGTCGACCCTGAAAACTCTGCTGGTTATGTGATGTTGGCAAATGCATTTGCAGCTGACAGGCAATGGGACGATGTCTTGGTTCTGAGGTGGGTCATGAGGGAAAGGGGGTCAGAAGCAGCCAGGGCATAG
- the LOC120296005 gene encoding peroxidase-like protein 2, whose amino-acid sequence MVIKSSGACGWRWGEERNRGDLREEVGMLGIGGKLVGIVGRLGSGGKVVLGNVGWVVGSVGSVGWGRVVGMAGMGGMATLGNVGMVGMGGMVTLGNVGMAGNGGSDPGFGKVGMVGRVGMDGMVACSR is encoded by the coding sequence ATGGTAATAAAATCTTCAGGGGCTTGTGGCTGGAGGTGGGGTGAGGAAAGGAATAGAGGGGATCTTAGGGAGGAAGTAGGGATGCTTGGCATTGGTGGCAAGCTGGTCGGCATAGTTGGCAGGCTTGGAAGCGGCGGCAAAGTAGTCTTGGGCAACGTTGGTTGGGTGGTAGGAAGCGTCGGCAGTGTGGGCTGGGGCAGGGTCGTCGGGATGGCGGGCATGGGTGGCATGGCGACCTTAGGCAATGTTGGCATGGTGGGCATGGGTGGCATGGTGACCTTAGGCAATGTGGGCATGGCGGGCAATGGAGGTAGCGACCCTGGTTTCGGTAAAGTTGGTATGGTGGGAAGAGTCGGTATGGATGGCATGGTTGCTTGTAGCAGATGA